AGGAAAATTAGAAAAGAAAAAAATTATGCTCCAAAAAATTAAGTTTGATCCAAATCACTTAAGTTTTTGAAAGAGCCGGAAAAAATTAAAAAAATTACTAATAAAATCTAAATTTAAAATCACCAGAACACATTAAATTCTTCATACTATAAACAAAACTAAATTTCAATCATATTTTTAATTTTAGAATAAATATTATTATATATAATTATTTTTATAAATCTATAATATAATATTAAAAATTAGAATAGTTTAACTTTTAAATTAATAAACAAAGTGAGAATATGGGTAGTAAAGATATAGGCAATATTGTCGAGATAATGAAAAACGATTTCAAATCAGCATTTTCAAATCCTATTGTAACCCTTGTTTTGATTGGAATAATTATTCTCCCATCCCTTTATGCTCTTTTAAATATACAAGCATGCTGGGACCCTTATGGAAATACGGGGAATGTAGAATTTGCAATTGCCAATCTGGATAATGGTTCCACATTTAATGATATAAACATCAATGTTGGAAATGAACTTGTTAAAGATTTGAAGAAAAATGACAAATTCAAATGGACATTTGTTACAGAAGATGAACTGCGAGATGGAGTTCATAGCGGGAAGTATTATGCGGGTATAGTAATACCCAAAAATCTATCGTCGAATGTTGTTTCGATTTCCGGAGATGATCCTAAACAAGCAGAATTGGAATATGTCGTGAATGTAAAATCCAATCCGGTAGCTACCAAATTAACAGATACCGGTGCGAATACTGTTTATACAACACTTAATGCAAAAATTATTCAAATTATTAACCTTGCGGCATATGGAAAACTTGGAGAGTTACAGGAAGGTCTTGCAGCTGGTGCAAGCCAACTAGCCAGTGGTGGAGGTCAACTTCAAGCAGGTGCTGCGCAAGTTTCATCTGGTGCAAGTCAGGTTTCATCAGGTGTTGGCCAAGTCCAAGATGGAGCTAGTCAAGTTAAAGACGGTGCTAGTCAGGTCCAACAGGGAAAAAGTGCAGTTGAACAAGGTGCAAGCCAAGTACAACAAGGTTCCAGTGCAGTTCAACAAGGTGCAAGCCAAGTACAACAAGGTTCTGAAGAATTAGACTCTGCAGTAGACTCATCTTTAATTCCGGACGGCCCTGTGAAAGAGTATATTGACAGTACTTCGGAACTGGCAAAGGGAACCGGCAAAGTAGCTGATGGGTCAAGCCAAGTTGCTCAAGGTGCCAGTGACCTAGCAGACGGTTCCGTGAAATTAGCTGATGGGTCAAGTCAAGTTGCCGGAGGAGCAAGTGACCTAGCAGACGGTTCAGTACAGTTAGCCGAAGGTTCATTAAGTCTTGCAGCAGGTGCAGAATTACTTGGAAATTCAGCTGCACAAGCATTATTTACTGCAGCAGGTTCACTTGGAGCAACAGCAAATGAACTTTCAGCAATTACAGGTATCAACGAAACACTCCTTGGAGATTACTTCTTCTCACCAGTTAAACTAGATAGAAATGAAGTATTTTCAGTACCTGACTACGGATCCAATGTAGCGCCATTTTATATTGTATTGTCCATGTGGGTTGGTGCTTTAATTACCTGTGTGATGATAGAACCTAAATCAAGTATAGGAACCAAATATTCTCCATTTGAAATGTATTCAGGTAAATTATTAATTTACATAGTTTTGAGCATGTTGCAGGCTTGTGTAACAATTATTGGAGCTTATCTTTTAGGAGTTCATGTAGATAATTATCCATTGTTTATATTTTCATCGATACTGGTATCGGTAGTGTTCATGATTCTGGTATATTCAGTGATTTCGGCAATAGGAACCGTTGGAAAAGGAGCTATAGTAGTTCTTTTGGTTCTTCAAATTTCAGCAACAGGAGGAATATATCCTATTGAAATCATGCATAAATTCTTCCAAACATTATACCCATATATGCCAATGACATATGCAATTAAACTGATACGGGAAGCACAGTTAGGTGTTGTCTGGTCAAATTACTGGCCAGCATTAGCTATTCTTTTAGCAATTGGTATAATAACAGTTATCGTTGCAGTAGCAATTAAGGAAAAAGCAGATAAAAGGTCAAAATTCTTTGAAGAAAAATTGGAGGAAAGTGGATTATTTTAGAAGTTATTTATTAACTTCTAATTATTTTTAAAAAAAATAAACACGGAGCTAAATAAAATGAAAAAAAAGTTATTTATTATACTATTAGTTGCTTGCATATTATTTAGCGTTTCAGGCGTTTTTGCCGCTGACATCAATGATACTTCAATATCCAGTGATGAAAGTAATATAAACAATTTAGAAGCAATTAATAACAATGAAAATCAACCTTTAGGAAATGTCACTGATTTAATCGGCGATGAGGATAACGGAACATTCACAGCATTGCAATTGAAAATCAGTCTTGCTAAAGATGGAAGCGAAATAAATTTAACCAGAGATTACAAGTACAACGATGATTTTAAACTAACCACTGGAATTTTCATCAATAAAGACATAACTATAAACGGTAACGGCCATGTCATTGACGCAATGGGCAAATCAAGAATTTTCAATATAAACTATGGAAACGGATTATCATTCCACAAGGTTATTTTGAATAATATCACCTTTAAAAACGGTAATGCCAAAATCTATGGTGGTGCAATATTAAACTTTGCAGATTTAACAATTGATAACTGTTATTTTACAAACAATAATGCAGGCACTGCCGGTGGAGCTGTAAATTCATTAGGAGCTTTAACTTTAAAAAATTCAAAATTCAATAAGAATTCTGCAGGGGGAGATGCCGGAGCGGTTTTCTCACTAACACTTAAAAAAGGTCCACAGTTCTATTACAATTATTTTGAAGGCAAAAATGCAACTGATGATGTTAACCTTTTATTAGGTATTGCAATGCAAGCAGCCCTTGAACATGGAAAAGACACCATAACCAACTGTGTATTTACCAACAACATAGCTAACGGTCGTGGCGGAGGAGCGGTTTATGCATACTCCCATATAGATATAAATTCATGTACATTCAATTCAAATAAGGCCAGTGAAAAAGGAGGTGCCGTATTTGGATGTAAAGACCTATTTATTAAAAATTCAAAATTTAATAAAAATCAGGTTTCAATGTATGGTGGAGCAGTCTATTTCAAATGCCATGAGCAAACAGGACATTACGAAAACGGCAAATGGGTTTCCAGCGTTAAATATTACACAAATTCAATTGAAGGATCAACTTTTGCAAACAATGTTGCAGGTGAAAGAGGGGGAGCAATCTACGGGTTCAGAACTTCCGACTCAGATAAAGTTCATTGCGCTAAAGCTGTGAAATGTACTTTTAGTGATAATAAAGCTCCAAAAGGTAAAGATATCTATGGCGGAACAGTTAAAAATTGTGTTTATAAAAATACAAAAATCGCCTTAAAAACAGCTACTGTTAAAAAATCAGCTAAAAAACTAACCTTACAAGCAACACTCAAAAAAGGTTCATCACCACTTAAAAGCAAACAGGTTACTTTCAAATTTAATGGAAAAACCTATAAAGCAAAAACCAACTCCAAAGGTATTGCAAAAGTTACCATTAAACAAAGTATCTTGAATAAGCTTAAAGTGGGCAAAACCATCAAATATCAAGCTAAATACAGTAGTTTTATTGCTAAAAAAACTGCAAAAGTTAAAAAGTAAATGCACAAGCATTTACTATTTTTATTTTATACATATTCTATTTTTTACTAATATACCCCTATTTTTAAAAAAAAATGACACATATTAAATATAATCCCAATAGAAAAATAATATTATATTAAATTTATTTTACTAGAAAAAACTATACGGAATATAGATTGTTTATAAAGTCGGGTGATTAAATATGGATAAAGAAACCAAACAGCGTTTGGGTGAAATTAGAGCTGCCCTAAAAAAATATGGTTTTGATAAAATTTTAGGCCAAACGGCAAAAAATAAAATTCGTTCAAAAGATGATGATGAAGCAGATAATCTTTTATTAGATGATGAAACACCAGTTAAATTAAGACTGATGCTTCAGGAATTAGGAACCACATTCATTAAATTAGGTCAACTGTTAAGCACTAGACCTGATGTTGTCGGTGAAAGAATAGCAAACGAATTAGCTAATTTACAGGATGATAATCCTGCAATAAGCTATGAACAAGTCAAAAAAATTGTTGAAAGAGAACTTCATGGCAATATCGATGAACTGTTTGAAGACTTTTCCCACGACCACCTGGCAACCGCATCAATAGGTCAGGTTCATGAAGCCAAACTGATAACCGGTGAGAGAGTTGCAGTTAAAATCCAGAAAGAAGGAATTACAGATAAGATTGATCTTGATTTAAGGATATTGAAATTTATAGCCGCTCGTGCGGACAGATTAAGTGAAAAGGTTAGAAAAATAAACTTGCCCGGAATAATGGATGAGTTTGACCGTTCCATTCACAAGGAAATTGATTACAATAATGAATTCATGAACATGCAACGCATTGAAATGAATTTTATTGACGACCCAAAGGTCCATATTCCCGCTACATATGACAGATATTGCTCCTCAAAAGTTTTAACAATGGAGTTCATAGACGGTACAAAGTTAAATGATGTCTATGCAAGTACAGGAGATGAATTTGACAAGAAACTTTTAGCAAAAACTGTCCTCGATTCATATCTTCAACAGCTGTTCATTGACGGATTTTTCCATGGAGACCCACACCCAGGCAACATCATGATTTTAGAGGACAATGTATTGTGCTATCTTGATTTGGGCATGATGGGATTCTTTGATGAAAAATTCAAACGTGACCTTTCCGAAGTAATGCTGCTGTTTGTAGACCAGGACGTTGACGGATTGATAAATCAATTAATGTACATGGACATCCTTGATTATGACATTGATACAACTACTTTAAGAAGAGACCTGAATGACTTGTTTGGAAGATATTTCGGTGTACAGCTCAACCGTTTCGATGGAGTCTTAGAAGCACTGCTTAACCTAATGCAAGAGTATGGAGTCATTCTTCCAAATGAAGTTGTTACAATGGCAAGAGGCCTGTCAATGATTGAAGCTACCGCACACAATCTCGATCCTGAAATTGATGTATTCGCATCAATTAAACCTGTTGCAGCTCAAATTGCAAAACAGAGACTCAGTCCAAAAAGATATATAAAAAGCAAAAAAAGCAGTGCAATCCTTTATGGACATATGATTCAGGCATTGCCAAAACTTCTTACAAAAACAATCCACAAGATTGAAAATGAAGAGCTGCAATTCAGATTTGAAGTCGACATTACCGACAAGGTTTCAATTATAGCATTAATCTCAGCACTCATAATCGGTTCTTCAGTTGTTTCTTTCGGACCCAGAGTATTCGACATGCCAGTAATCTCATTAATAGGTTATATAATAGCCATAATCTTAAGTATTATCGGCATGAGAAAATTTGTTTTAAAATAGATTTAAACAATTGAGGATTAATTTCCTCAACACTTATTTTTTTAAGAACCCAATTTAATTATTTTTCTACCTTTTTTTTAACCCTATTTAATTAAAACCATTGAAAATTAATATTTTTTTCAACTACAATAGTAAGTATAATATATTTGTTAAGATACAAATATTATATTATAATGTTTTATAAGCTTTTGATAATATTGGAGGGAAATGATGATTAAAGTATATGTTTCAAGATTTAACCCTGAAACTGACAGTGAACCCCATATGGAGTGTTATGAAATAGAGCAAACTCCACACATGAAGGTTCTTGATGCACTGCAAGCTATCAACGACAAGTATGATGCAGACATCAGTTTTAGAAGCTCTTGTAGAGCAGGCCAATGTGGATCTTGCGGAATTTTATTTAAGGGAAACGGTGCTCTAGCATGTCAGAAAGAAATAAAAAACGGAGCAATTATTGAACCGCTCAGATTCCCTGTTATTAAAGATTTGATAGTTGACAAATCAAGTATTGAAGCTAAAGTTAAAGATTTGGAATTATCCCTTCAATGTGACCACACATGCAGTGATGAGCTTGACACAAGCATCACAAAGGCAGATTCTCAAGAAACCAAAAAGGTTAGAAGCTGTATCGAATGTTACTCATGTTATTCAACTTGTCCTGTTGTCAATATTGCAACAGAAGAATTTGGTGGACCATACTTAATGAGATATGTCCGTAAATTTGAAAGCGATCCGAGAGATAATTTTGACAGGCTTAAAGAAGCTTTGGATGAAGGATTATACAAATGTACCAGTTGCGGTAAATGTCTGGCTGTTTGTCCTAAAAACATCAACACCTTTGGAGATGCAATAGAAAAAATGAGAGCTATTGCAGTTGCTAACGGTTCAGGACCTCTTCCAGAACATGTTGCATTTAAGGAAAACATCTTAAAAACTGGAAGGTCCGTAAAAACCAATAAAACTCCATTCATAGAAGAAGCTGAAAACAACACCGGTTCAAAAGTTGCATTCTTTACCGGATGTATGGTAGATTATAAATTCCCTGAAACAGGACATAAACTAGTTAAAATCTTAAAGGAGAATGGAATTGATATTGATGTTCCTGAAGGCCAGGTTTGTTGTGGTTCTCCTCTTTTAAGGACTGGTCAAACTGACATAGTTCAAGATTTGGTTGATAAAAACAAGGAAGTCTTTAAGGATTATGATACAGTAATCACAATATGTTCAGGTTGCGGAGCAACATTGAAAAATAATCATCCTGATTTTGGCTCCAAACTAAATGTAATGGACATTAGTGAATTTTTAGTTGACAAATTAGATGAATCCAAACTTAACGAAGTCAATATGACCGTTACATACCATGATCCTTGTCATTTAGGAAGGGGTCAAGGAATTAAAGATGCTCCTCGTGACATCATTGAAAAAATTCCAGGTGTTGAATTTAAAGAAATGAAATATCCTTGTCAATGCTGCGGAGCTGGTGGAGGAATCAAATCCGGAAAACCAGATATTGCACTGGATTTATCCAAATCTAAAGCAGAAATGATTAAAGAAACCGGCGCTGATGCAGTAGTTACAATATGTCCATTTTGTGAGCTGAACCTGCAGGATGGATTGAATGCAATCGGAGAAGAAAATATTAAAGCGATGCATATTCTTGAATTATTGAATAAATCTTACGAAGAATAGAACTTAAATTAGGAGTTGATTAAAATAGGAGATGCTGCAGTCAGTGAAGAAAAAGTGGTTGAGACAACTGCAATGAATTCACCTGAAGAAAAATCAGAAGAAAAAAGCGAAAAACAGTCAACTTCTACAAAAAAAGCTAAATCCAAAACTCAATCCAGAGGAACCGGAAGAGTAAAGCTTGTCCGTGACAAAGAAGACCGAGAAACTAATCTCTTTAAAGAGAATATTTATATTGTTTTTGTCGAGTGTGAAACTCCGGGAAACATTGGTTTTCTTGCGAGAACAATGGCAAACTTCGGATTGAAAAATTTAGTTTTAATAAATCCTCCAACATTAACAAATGAAGCATTCTATCAAGCAACACATGGTAAATACATTGTGGAAAATGCAAAAATTTATGCAACTTTAGATGAATTCTATCAGTCACAAAGAATTGATTTTAAGGTTGCTTCTACAGGAATGGCTGGAGGAAGCTACAATTTATCAAGGATTCCGTTAAGGCCGGAACAGCTTGGTGAATCAATGAATGTTTCAAATAAAATTGCAATTTTATTCGGAAGGGAAGGAGATGGACTTTCAAACAAAGAAATCGAAGATTGTGATATCTGCGTGTCCATTCCAACAGACCCAACATATCCTATCATGAATATTTCACATGCTGCCGCAATAATATTTTATGAACTATTTAAGAATAGGCATGATTTTGGAGTTGAGGGAGTTAATGAAAGCAGTGAATTAGAAAAAGATTATCTTTTGAAAGACATGAATTCATTAATTGACACTCTGGATATTCCGGAACATAAAAAGAAAAACGGTAAAAAGACTTTTAGAAATATTGTTTCAAGAGCATTCATTACCGGCAGAGAAGCCCATACTATGAAGGGCATTTTAAGAAGATTGAATAATAAGATTGGTGGACAATGAGACGACCTAGATTTGCAGACATAAGCATATTTACTTTAAAATACATATTCAATTGGAGATTTTGGATAGCTGAAATTACCAAAAAATCAAAAACATACAGAAGATTAATTGATAAAATGCTTTTTGAAGAGGATGAAATCGTTGTTATACCAAATACAATAAATATCAATAAGAAAATTGAATCAGAAGGTTCTGAATTCTTACCTACACAGATTATTAAAGATGTTATTAAAAGATGCGACGATATTGTAATTATGAATTCCTGTCTGTGCAGAACCTCAAACGGCTGTGAAGATTACCCCCAAGATATAGGATGTATCTTCCTTGGCCCAACTTCCAGAAAAATTCCAGCACATATTGGGAAAAAAGCAACTGTTGAAGAAGCACTTGCACATGTTGATAAAGCAGATGCAGCTGGATTAAGCCATATCATAGGAAGAAATAAAATTGATACCGTTTGGATGAATGTAAGGCCGGGAAAAGGACTATTAACAATTTGTCACTGCTGTCCTTGCTGCTGTTTATGGAAAGTACATCCTAATTTAGATTATTCAATTAGTGACAAACTGGAAAAACTCGATGGAGTGACTGTGAAACTCCATGAAGACAAATGCAAACTATGTAAAAAATGTTTAATGGAAGTTTGCATGTTCAAAGCAATAGATTTAGTGGACAATAAAATTACAATTGATTACGACATATGCAGAGGATGCGGACTTTGCGTAAATGCATGCAAATTCGATGCAATTACCATTGATTATACTGCTGAAACTATTGATAATGTAGTCAATAGAATGGACAATTTACTTGAAATTAGAGAATTTTAATTATAAACTTATTTGTGTGAAAAAATGGCAATTTTAAGTGATAAGACTATAAAAGAATATTTAAATGAGGGCAAAATAGAAATTGAACCTCTTTTAGATGAAAAACAAATCCAACCATCTTCCATTGATATGAGACTGGGAGATGAATTTAAAGTTTTTAAAGTTATTAGAAAACCCTATATTGATCCTAAAGATGAAGATGATATTGCATCTTATATGGAATCAACAACCGTTAAAAAAGGTGATGCATTTATAATACATCCAAACGAATTCGCCCTGGCAACTACACTGGAATACGTTAAAGTACCTGAAGATTTGGTTGCAAGAGTTGAAGGGCGTTCAAGTATGGGAAGATTAGGCGTTACCATGCACGTTACAGCAGGATTTATTGATCCCGGTTTTGAAGGCAAAATAACTTTGGAGATATCCAACATTGGGGCAATGCCTGTTGCACTCTATCCCGGCCAAAGGGTTTGTCAAATTGTTTTTGAAACTATGACAACACCATCTGAAATCCCATATGGACATCCGGATAGAAAAAGTAAGTATATGGGTCAAACCCGCCCTGAAAGCAGTAGAGTTAAATTAGATTATGAATTGGAAAAATAAGTGGAGATTATATTTATGAATCATGATAAAATGTCAAATATTAGTGCGAAAAGAGGATTTTTATGGCCATCTTTTGAGATTTACTCAGGAGTATCAGGTTTTACCGATTACGGACCTCTTGGTGCAAGTCTAAAAAATAACATTATGCAAAAATGGAGAAAACAGTATGTTTCAGGTGAAGGATTTTATGAAATTGAAGGCCCTACAGTAATGCCTAAGGAAGTCCTAAAAGCATCAGGACATGTTGACAACTTTACAGATCCAATGTGCAAATGTGAAAAATGCGGAGAAGTTTTTAGAGCAGACCACATCATTGAAGATGTTATCGGTGAGGATGTGGAAAGCCTTGAAAATGAAGAGCTTGACCAAATAGTCATTGACAACAACATCAGATGTCCTGAATGTGAAGGTGAATTGTCAAAAATCTGGAACTACAATCTGATGTTTAAAACAGAAATCGGTGCAAAAGGCGATAAAGTAGGTTATATGAGACCTGAAACTGCACAAGGTATATTCATTTTATTCAAAAGATTAGAAAGATTTTTCAGAGGAAAATTACCGTTCGGCGCGGTACAACTCGGAAAAGCATACAGAAATGAAATTTCCCCAAGACAAGGTGTTATCAGACTTAGGGAATTCACACAGGCAGAAGCTGAAATCTTTTTAAATCCTAAAGATAAAACTCATCCAAAATTCTCACAAATTGAAAATGAGGTTTTACGCTTAAATTCACAGGAAGTTCAGGAAAATAATTTGGAACCTTTAGAAATTACTGCACGTGAAGCTTTGGACAAAGGCATTGTGGCTAATGAAATGTTAATTTACCAATTATATTTAGCACGTAAATTCCTTATGGAAATCGGAATTCCTGAAGATGTTTTAAGATTCAGACAACACCTGAAAGGAGAAATGGCACATTATGCTCTTGACTGCTGGGACGTGGAAGTTTTAACTGACAAATACGGATGGGTTGAAATTATCGGAATAGCTGATAGAGGAGATTACGACTTGTCATCACATTCCAAATTCAGTAACGATGAGTTAAATGTATTTGTTGAATATGATGAACCTAAAAAAGTTCAAAAAACTATTGTGAAACCTAATTTATCTAAATTCGGACCAATATTTAAAGGAGACTCTCCTAAAGTAAAACAGGCAATTGAAGAAGCTGACGTCAATGAAATAAAAGAAGCTATCGATAAAAAAGGTAAATTTACAGTCCAATTAGATAAAGAATATGAAGTTACTGAAGATTTATTAATTTTCGAGGATGTTGAAGAAGAAATTACCGGAGAAAAAATCACTCCTCATGTAATTGAACCGTCATTCGGTATTGACCGTATTACATATTCTGTATTGTTACACTCATTTACTGAAACTGAAGGAAAAGATTACTTTAAATTCAATAAATCCGTGGCTCCTGTTCAAGTTGGAATTTTCCCACTTGTCAACAAAGAAGGACCTCGTGAAATAGCTCAGGAATTAACTGAAAACTTAAGAATGGCTGGATTTACAGTTGAATACGATGCAAGCGGAACCATCGGTAAAAGATACGCCAGAGCAGATGAAATTGGAATTCCTCTTGCAGTAACTGTTGATTTTGACTCACTTGAAGACGATAAAGTAACCGTAAGGGACAGAGATACAGAAACTCAAGAAAGAATTGCCATCAGCGATTTAAAAGAGTATCTGGAAAAATATTATAAATGAGTTTAAAACTCATTTATTTTTAAATTTTCATAAAGATTATTGGCCCAAACAATAGGATCTTCATGACTGGAAGTTAAAATCCTTGTTTGGTCAAAATAACCATTATCCATAAATAATCCTAAAATCATCACATTATCTGTAATAATCAATAGGAAAGAATTTAATTCATCAAATGGTTTTAAAGTTTCAATGCCTGATTTTCTCTCGAAACTGTTTAGCAGGTTCTGAGGAACATATATTTCTACATCACCTTTGGATGAAATCATGTCACATAGGATATCGAAAAAAGGTTCGTAAAAAATCGGCATTATACATTTTACGAATTCCGCTTCAGCCAGACAATTTTGAATAAAATTGTATGTCCTATATGCATCGACACCCTGAGATTCAATGAAATTCGCATTATGAAGCATATGGAACTCCAATACAGATTCAAATGGCAGCATGTCAATGATATGGCCTTGCAGAATGTTGAAAAAGTTATCCAATACAGCAATTGTCTGGTCAAGTTCCATAAGGTTAGCAATGCGAACCCTTGTTGAATTGGATAAAAAATATTTATTTTGGTGTCTGTAAATCCAATGCTTTAATTCCAAATCATGCATTGTACTTGAAACGGAACTATAACTCAATCCAGTCAAATCAGTTATTTCTTTCATGTTTCTAGGTTCTTCCAACAAAGTTACCAATACTTTTAACCTAACAAAAGAATTTGTTACGAATTTTACATCTTCAGCTATTGTTTCAAAATTTTTTATACAATCTACAGTATCTATCATACAATCACCTATGTAGTATTACTCTTATCTTAATTTTTATTACTATGGGATATAAAGTCAGCTGAAGTGAACAGGTACATCGCAATGCACTTGCAAAATACTTAAAAAGAATGATATAATTAGATATTTTTTTAACTTTAAATCAACAAAAATAGAATATAACTAAAAATATTGACGTGATAAGATGATTGACACCCATATGCATGCAGATTCAAGAAGCAGCGAAGATTTTGAAAAAATGTATCTGGCAGGCATTAATCAGGCAATAACCTGCAGCTACTACCCTTATAAAATTGATAACGAAACTATACTTTTAAATCACTTAAATAGGATTTTAGAATATGATACAAAAAGAGCCGGAGAATATGGCCTTGATTTAAAGGTAGCACTCGGAATCCATCCTACAAATACTATAGAAAATCCTCAGATAATATTTGAAAACCTCTACAAATGGATTGAAAACAACCAGATTGTAGCAATTGGTGAAATAGGTCTTGAAGATTTGACAGATAATGAAATTGAAACATTTGAAAAACAGTTAGATATTGCAGATGAAACAAATTCCAAAGTTATCATACATACACCTAGAAAAAATAAAAAGGAAGTCCTTGATAAAATTCTGGAGATTTTACCGAACCACATGGATGAAAAAAATGCAGTTATAGACCACATAAATCCGAATGTTATAAAAACAGCAATTGACTGCGATTGCATGTTAGGCCTGACCGTTCAGCCTCAAAAGATGGATAAAAATGAAGCTATAGCTATTTTAGATGAATACGGATTTGATAAATTTCTATTGAATAGTGATATCAGCAATAAACCGTCAGACCCGCTATCCGTTCCAAAAACAGTGAGAGAATTAAATAGAAGAGGATATTCAAAAGAAAACATTGAAAAAGTATCCCATAAGAATGCGCAGGAATTCTTTAACATTTAAACTTCAGAGGCTATGATAAAATGGATAATCAGAAAATAATTATAATATTGCTAATTATAATAATAGCCATACTTGCAGTAGGGCTTGGAGTAATGCTTACAGGAGATTTCAACAAACAGGAATGTAAATTAACCGTAAAATGCAACAAGACCATGAGCAATGGAGATTCAGTAATCATTAAACTAACAGATTTGAATAAAACTCCAATCAAAAACGCCAACATTACAATCAAATTGACAAGTAAAAACACTACCAAAGAATATAATGCAACTACAAATGAAAAGGGAAAAGCAACTCTAAAATTAAGCAACATGGATGATGGAAAATACACAGTTAACTGCACATTTGATGGAAACGACAAATACAAAGCAACAACAGCTGAGAAAAAATTCAGCTATACCGATGAAATAGTCGCATCAGGTGGAAGTAGCTCAGATTCAAGTTCTAGCAGTTCTGTTGATCCAATTGATGCCAATCGTCCAACAAATGATCCGAATTACAAAGGATATACTCCGCTTCATGAAAGTGAAGTTACCAATGACGGCTGGAATCCTAGAGAACATGAAGTGTCACGTAAAAACATGGCTGACGGTTCCCAGGAAATACGTTACGATGACGGATACTACAGGCTTGTTGATGAAAACGGTTATGTTATCACATACGGATACAAATAGATAATTAGCAACTAAAAAAGTGAAATTATGAATTTGATTAAAAATATTCCCCTCCCAATAAGCGGATTGGTTCTTGCATTGTTATCTCTTGGAAACCTGCTGCAGGACATCCATCCATATTTAAGATATCTTTTTGGGGCCATAGGGTTAATATTTTTAATTTTAATTATTTTAAAAATAGTTTCCCATCCCCAAAATGTTAAAGAGGATTTTAAAAATCCTGTGATACTCAGCAGTTTCGGCACATTTTCAATGAGTATTATGCTTTTATCTACATACCTCACCCAATTTAGCTCAAGTATTGCATATGCCATATGGATTATTGGAATAGTCTTGCATATTTTGCTAATGATTTACTTTACCTAT
This window of the Methanobrevibacter sp. genome carries:
- a CDS encoding DUF362 domain-containing protein, whose protein sequence is MRRPRFADISIFTLKYIFNWRFWIAEITKKSKTYRRLIDKMLFEEDEIVVIPNTININKKIESEGSEFLPTQIIKDVIKRCDDIVIMNSCLCRTSNGCEDYPQDIGCIFLGPTSRKIPAHIGKKATVEEALAHVDKADAAGLSHIIGRNKIDTVWMNVRPGKGLLTICHCCPCCCLWKVHPNLDYSISDKLEKLDGVTVKLHEDKCKLCKKCLMEVCMFKAIDLVDNKITIDYDICRGCGLCVNACKFDAITIDYTAETIDNVVNRMDNLLEIREF
- the dcd gene encoding dCTP deaminase encodes the protein MAILSDKTIKEYLNEGKIEIEPLLDEKQIQPSSIDMRLGDEFKVFKVIRKPYIDPKDEDDIASYMESTTVKKGDAFIIHPNEFALATTLEYVKVPEDLVARVEGRSSMGRLGVTMHVTAGFIDPGFEGKITLEISNIGAMPVALYPGQRVCQIVFETMTTPSEIPYGHPDRKSKYMGQTRPESSRVKLDYELEK
- the glyS gene encoding glycine--tRNA ligase, with the protein product MNHDKMSNISAKRGFLWPSFEIYSGVSGFTDYGPLGASLKNNIMQKWRKQYVSGEGFYEIEGPTVMPKEVLKASGHVDNFTDPMCKCEKCGEVFRADHIIEDVIGEDVESLENEELDQIVIDNNIRCPECEGELSKIWNYNLMFKTEIGAKGDKVGYMRPETAQGIFILFKRLERFFRGKLPFGAVQLGKAYRNEISPRQGVIRLREFTQAEAEIFLNPKDKTHPKFSQIENEVLRLNSQEVQENNLEPLEITAREALDKGIVANEMLIYQLYLARKFLMEIGIPEDVLRFRQHLKGEMAHYALDCWDVEVLTDKYGWVEIIGIADRGDYDLSSHSKFSNDELNVFVEYDEPKKVQKTIVKPNLSKFGPIFKGDSPKVKQAIEEADVNEIKEAIDKKGKFTVQLDKEYEVTEDLLIFEDVEEEITGEKITPHVIEPSFGIDRITYSVLLHSFTETEGKDYFKFNKSVAPVQVGIFPLVNKEGPREIAQELTENLRMAGFTVEYDASGTIGKRYARADEIGIPLAVTVDFDSLEDDKVTVRDRDTETQERIAISDLKEYLEKYYK
- a CDS encoding transcriptional regulator FilR1 domain-containing protein; this translates as MIDTVDCIKNFETIAEDVKFVTNSFVRLKVLVTLLEEPRNMKEITDLTGLSYSSVSSTMHDLELKHWIYRHQNKYFLSNSTRVRIANLMELDQTIAVLDNFFNILQGHIIDMLPFESVLEFHMLHNANFIESQGVDAYRTYNFIQNCLAEAEFVKCIMPIFYEPFFDILCDMISSKGDVEIYVPQNLLNSFERKSGIETLKPFDELNSFLLIITDNVMILGLFMDNGYFDQTRILTSSHEDPIVWANNLYENLKINEF
- a CDS encoding TatD family hydrolase: MIDTHMHADSRSSEDFEKMYLAGINQAITCSYYPYKIDNETILLNHLNRILEYDTKRAGEYGLDLKVALGIHPTNTIENPQIIFENLYKWIENNQIVAIGEIGLEDLTDNEIETFEKQLDIADETNSKVIIHTPRKNKKEVLDKILEILPNHMDEKNAVIDHINPNVIKTAIDCDCMLGLTVQPQKMDKNEAIAILDEYGFDKFLLNSDISNKPSDPLSVPKTVRELNRRGYSKENIEKVSHKNAQEFFNI
- a CDS encoding carboxypeptidase-like regulatory domain-containing protein, translated to MDNQKIIIILLIIIIAILAVGLGVMLTGDFNKQECKLTVKCNKTMSNGDSVIIKLTDLNKTPIKNANITIKLTSKNTTKEYNATTNEKGKATLKLSNMDDGKYTVNCTFDGNDKYKATTAEKKFSYTDEIVASGGSSSDSSSSSSVDPIDANRPTNDPNYKGYTPLHESEVTNDGWNPREHEVSRKNMADGSQEIRYDDGYYRLVDENGYVITYGYK